From one Halosimplex rubrum genomic stretch:
- a CDS encoding DUF7568 family protein: MPRITNWRRESRSPTLVYRNTETGARAVLHRAPDSYRYKWRGAILVDGYPVWSRGYETKDATSFRDELRERPAPDLSCPECPNNDVRVGEKAADGAKIQRWYDCPDCGYEAPSRIVYGAER, translated from the coding sequence ATGCCCAGGATCACCAACTGGCGACGCGAGAGCCGCTCGCCGACGCTTGTGTATCGGAACACCGAGACCGGTGCGCGAGCCGTCCTGCATCGAGCCCCGGATTCCTACCGGTACAAGTGGCGCGGAGCAATCCTCGTCGACGGCTACCCGGTGTGGTCGCGGGGGTACGAGACGAAGGACGCGACGTCGTTCCGTGACGAACTCCGGGAGCGGCCGGCACCGGACCTCAGCTGCCCGGAGTGTCCGAACAACGACGTTCGCGTCGGCGAGAAGGCAGCAGACGGGGCGAAAATCCAGCGATGGTACGACTGCCCCGACTGTGGGTACGAAGCCCCCTCACGCATCGTCTACGGTGCCGAACGGTGA
- a CDS encoding restriction endonuclease — protein sequence MAVLDDLSGFEFEDVMEDVFRNLGYENVRQADRTADEGRDVIMEEVVDGTRRAIIVECKHTGTVGRPVVQKLHSAIATFDFDGPKRGMVVTTGRFTNPAQEYAARLQQNDDPHPIELLDGEDLREIADEIGLDLYNGRIEILCDETLRPYDPAVDVDAPVTEAFRDIENIEAADLPEPHSSVTFRPVVAVTADTNAVFETSVGVVHRINDRTRFVAHAERGQPQVVDEDVATLVTENLHATVELDTEQFGAVFDDVEERRFGQTQTEYKEWAVERLQQHHTTTVTYTGDNNVTYNKTCEPNRSDISIQSIEPVYLPEARHTTDIQEYTYLYEYYAAGPSRVTAEDGIHRCVHCDTSGGDETYTYCSNCGAIACSSHIKTERLEGEPVCTGCAVTERFALKTKYFYDEENLEAFREEYAAMPLHEKAMENKWLAGGSVVATLLVVVGLLVIGGII from the coding sequence ATGGCTGTACTGGACGATCTCTCGGGGTTCGAGTTCGAGGACGTGATGGAGGACGTGTTCCGCAACCTCGGCTACGAGAACGTCCGCCAGGCCGACCGCACGGCTGACGAGGGACGCGACGTCATCATGGAGGAGGTCGTCGACGGCACGCGGCGTGCGATCATCGTCGAGTGCAAGCACACGGGGACAGTCGGGCGGCCGGTCGTCCAGAAGCTTCACTCGGCGATCGCGACGTTCGACTTCGACGGCCCGAAACGCGGAATGGTCGTCACGACCGGCCGGTTTACGAACCCTGCTCAGGAGTACGCCGCCCGCCTCCAGCAGAACGACGACCCACATCCAATCGAGCTGCTCGACGGCGAGGACCTCCGGGAGATCGCCGACGAGATCGGCCTCGACCTCTACAACGGTCGCATCGAGATTCTCTGCGACGAGACCCTGCGCCCGTACGACCCGGCTGTCGACGTCGACGCGCCAGTCACGGAGGCGTTCCGCGACATTGAGAACATCGAGGCCGCCGACCTCCCAGAACCCCACTCATCGGTGACGTTCCGCCCGGTGGTCGCGGTCACCGCGGACACGAACGCTGTCTTCGAGACGTCGGTTGGCGTCGTCCACCGGATCAACGACCGGACCCGATTCGTTGCTCACGCCGAACGCGGGCAGCCGCAGGTCGTCGACGAAGACGTCGCGACGCTGGTCACCGAGAACCTCCACGCGACGGTCGAGCTCGACACCGAGCAGTTCGGAGCGGTGTTCGACGACGTCGAGGAGCGCCGGTTCGGGCAGACGCAAACGGAGTACAAGGAATGGGCCGTCGAGCGCCTCCAGCAGCATCACACGACGACGGTCACCTACACCGGCGACAACAACGTCACCTACAACAAGACCTGCGAGCCGAACCGCTCGGACATCTCCATCCAGTCGATCGAACCAGTGTACCTCCCGGAAGCTCGGCACACCACCGACATCCAGGAGTACACCTACCTCTATGAGTACTACGCGGCAGGCCCGTCACGAGTAACAGCCGAGGACGGCATCCACCGCTGCGTCCACTGTGACACGAGCGGCGGCGACGAGACGTACACCTACTGTTCGAACTGCGGGGCAATCGCCTGCTCCAGCCACATCAAAACGGAGCGGCTGGAAGGCGAGCCGGTCTGTACGGGGTGTGCGGTGACGGAACGGTTCGCGCTGAAGACGAAGTACTTCTACGACGAGGAGAATCTCGAAGCGTTCCGCGAGGAGTACGCCGCGATGCCGCTTCACGAGAAGGCGATGGAGAACAAGTGGCTGGCCGGGGGAAGCGTTGTCGCGACGCTGCTGGTCGTCGTCGGACTACTCGTCATCGGCGGCATCATCTGA
- a CDS encoding DUF7567 family protein, with product MSLEVLDRHSEALFEFLWCPVCGQEVFTHIPFEGVFCKNCNTQVELQESRETRGYEEAVLACFDSTTTWNLHVDEKLRRDLPDGSARVKIFGAPGAYEVDWWSPEPGEDWEPVERGEFDDVEEPNEVAHLA from the coding sequence ATGAGTCTCGAAGTACTTGACCGACACAGCGAGGCACTGTTCGAGTTCCTCTGGTGTCCCGTCTGCGGGCAGGAGGTCTTCACTCACATCCCGTTCGAGGGCGTGTTCTGCAAGAACTGCAACACCCAGGTCGAACTCCAGGAATCCCGAGAGACGCGCGGCTACGAGGAGGCCGTGCTCGCCTGCTTCGATTCAACCACGACCTGGAACCTCCACGTCGACGAAAAACTGCGCCGCGACCTGCCTGATGGGTCGGCGCGCGTGAAGATCTTCGGCGCACCGGGCGCCTACGAGGTCGACTGGTGGAGTCCGGAGCCAGGTGAGGATTGGGAACCTGTCGAGCGCGGCGAATTCGACGACGTCGAGGAACCAAACGAGGTGGCGCATCTCGCATAG
- a CDS encoding IS630 family transposase (programmed frameshift), which translates to MDHLDEISVEELQDALDNVEGNKPTQRLLAAIAYKNGVTQTELAEWHDTGRRTIYSWLMRLDTDEPLEQAVSDAHRSGRKRKLSESQQNEFEQAVHQPPEEVGIDAPAWTPALVQEFLEDTYGVEYSYPSCRRLLKEAGLSYQKPRRTAAEAEESDQEEFHDEIKKKRAEMDAQIVCIDQTKKSVQVEPRAAWFPRGTRPSVELSGQRDWTCLLGAITEDGDCFFSRFTEYVTADHAKHFILALCEEFEEDLIVVLDGAPYFQASAVTDLAARDDLAFVTLPAYSPELNPVEECWRQLQDALSNRFFDSLEQLTTAIDTALDQLSLPNVSNYF; encoded by the exons ATGGACCATCTCGACGAGATCTCCGTCGAAGAGCTCCAAGACGCCCTCGACAACGTTGAGGGAAATAAGCCGACACAACGGTTGTTAGCGGCGATCGCGTACAAGAACGGCGTGACGCAGACCGAACTTGCAGAGTGGCACGACACCGGTCGAAGAACGATCTACAGCTGGCTGATGCGACTTGATACGGACGAACCGCTTGAGCAAGCCGTCTCTGATGCTCATCGATCCGGGAGAAAACGAAAGCTCTCAGAATCACAGCAAAATGAATTCGAACAAGCCGTTCACCAACCGCCCGAAGAAGTCGGGATCGACGCGCCGGCGTGGACGCCGGCGCTCGTCCAGGAGTTTCTTGAAGACACCTACGGCGTCGAGTACTCCTATCCGAGTTGTCGGCGGTTGCTGAAAGAAGCTGGATTGAGTTATCAAAAACCTCGTCGTACCGCCGCCGAAGCCGAGGAATCCGACCAAGAGGAGTTCCACGACGAGATCA AAAAAAAGCGAGCGGAGATGGACGCCCAAATAGTCTGCATCGATCAGACGAAGAAATCGGTCCAGGTCGAGCCGCGTGCCGCGTGGTTTCCGCGCGGCACGCGGCCGAGCGTCGAACTTTCCGGTCAACGCGACTGGACGTGTCTGCTCGGCGCGATCACCGAAGATGGTGACTGCTTTTTCTCCCGATTTACCGAATACGTCACCGCCGATCACGCGAAACATTTCATTCTCGCGTTATGCGAAGAATTCGAAGAGGATTTGATCGTCGTGCTGGACGGAGCGCCGTATTTCCAGGCGTCGGCCGTCACGGACCTAGCGGCCCGTGACGACCTCGCCTTCGTGACGTTGCCGGCGTATTCGCCGGAACTCAATCCTGTCGAAGAGTGCTGGCGACAACTCCAAGACGCTCTGAGCAACCGATTCTTCGACTCGCTTGAGCAACTGACCACCGCGATCGATACCGCTCTCGACCAACTGTCGCTCCCAAATGTGAGCAATTACTTCTAA
- a CDS encoding homing endonuclease associated repeat-containing protein, giving the protein MSPSRIPAEKLIEELQSIADQLGRPPSLREIDELSSYSRSTYQDRFGSWNDAVEEAGLEPRHSSTANIEDRELLEELDRLAENLDRTPRQRDMEQHGKYSVTTYQNRFGSWNDALRKADHQPTKQWKVDRDDLLAELRRLGSRLGSSPTAAEMDEEGTFSSWVYLSEFGSWNEALEAAGYGPNQPDALSRSELQTELERLIDELDRTPRKRDMIEHGEYSPEPYRRRFGSWNAALQSVGASLNQPNPVTEEEACKELRTLYKRLGRPPTTTDVRKHGSCTPVPILRIFSSWEAALRATDQQVLEEYLLRKTLRPTQRFGENWHSKREEVIHRDNEQCVWCGMARERHQDEYGMDLHVHHRIPRSEFAEASDQELEDADVQQNLLTVCAGCHRQLEQLPIQPLPPPE; this is encoded by the coding sequence ATGAGTCCGAGTCGTATTCCTGCTGAGAAACTCATTGAGGAACTACAATCCATAGCGGATCAACTCGGTCGGCCGCCCTCACTCCGTGAAATAGACGAATTGAGCTCCTATTCGAGATCAACATATCAAGACCGGTTCGGGAGCTGGAACGACGCAGTAGAGGAAGCAGGGCTGGAACCGAGGCACAGTAGCACAGCGAATATCGAAGACCGAGAGTTACTGGAGGAACTTGACCGACTAGCCGAAAACCTGGATCGGACACCGCGCCAGCGAGATATGGAACAGCACGGGAAGTACAGCGTAACGACGTATCAGAATCGATTCGGCAGCTGGAACGACGCTCTGCGGAAAGCGGATCATCAGCCTACAAAGCAGTGGAAAGTAGACCGTGACGACCTCCTTGCCGAGTTACGGCGTCTCGGAAGCCGACTTGGTTCGTCGCCGACCGCTGCCGAAATGGATGAGGAAGGGACGTTCAGTAGCTGGGTGTACCTATCGGAGTTCGGTAGCTGGAACGAGGCGCTGGAGGCCGCGGGATATGGCCCAAACCAGCCGGATGCGCTGTCCCGATCCGAACTTCAGACGGAACTCGAACGCCTGATTGATGAATTGGATCGAACCCCTCGCAAGCGGGATATGATCGAGCATGGGGAATACAGCCCCGAACCCTACAGGCGGAGATTTGGGTCGTGGAATGCTGCGCTTCAATCGGTTGGAGCCTCGCTAAACCAACCGAATCCCGTCACCGAGGAGGAAGCCTGTAAGGAGCTACGGACCCTCTACAAGCGATTGGGGCGCCCACCAACGACAACAGACGTTCGGAAACATGGGTCCTGTACGCCTGTTCCAATCCTTCGAATCTTCTCATCGTGGGAAGCAGCACTCCGAGCGACTGATCAACAAGTACTGGAGGAGTACCTCCTGCGAAAGACCCTCCGCCCCACGCAACGGTTCGGCGAGAATTGGCACAGCAAGCGCGAAGAGGTCATCCACCGGGACAATGAACAGTGCGTTTGGTGTGGGATGGCTCGCGAACGGCATCAGGACGAATACGGGATGGATCTCCACGTCCATCATCGAATCCCGCGGTCAGAGTTCGCCGAAGCTTCCGATCAAGAACTCGAAGACGCCGACGTACAGCAGAATTTACTGACGGTCTGCGCGGGTTGTCACAGACAACTCGAACAGCTCCCGATTCAACCACTTCCACCGCCCGAGTGA
- a CDS encoding flavodoxin, protein MRENTLSTSNDSEIDRTSRRKLLGAAAVAGGGFLAGCIHQSGSETEEQNTPSQTADEDSVLIVFFSRTENTQAVAEIIQQEVGGELFKVLPADPYPVDYDTLVSQVDQENEEGYTPPLQCNVENIEAYDTVFFGAPTWDMQLPPPMKTFLSEHDLGGKTVVPFNTNGGYGVGSSFQTIEDRCPDADVREGFSTRGGLERDGVYLAIKDDRRAEVRAEVTDWLQRIQM, encoded by the coding sequence ATGAGAGAGAATACCCTAAGCACTTCGAACGATTCAGAGATCGATAGAACGAGTCGGCGTAAACTGCTAGGGGCAGCTGCAGTGGCAGGAGGGGGCTTCCTTGCGGGATGTATACACCAGAGCGGGTCCGAGACGGAAGAGCAGAATACCCCCTCCCAAACTGCGGATGAGGACAGCGTACTGATCGTGTTTTTCTCTCGTACGGAAAACACCCAAGCTGTCGCTGAAATCATTCAGCAAGAAGTGGGTGGAGAGCTGTTCAAAGTGTTGCCGGCAGACCCGTACCCCGTCGATTACGACACGCTCGTCTCACAGGTAGACCAAGAAAACGAAGAGGGCTACACCCCGCCTCTCCAATGTAACGTGGAGAATATCGAGGCGTATGACACCGTATTTTTCGGTGCCCCGACGTGGGATATGCAGTTGCCACCGCCGATGAAGACCTTTCTGAGTGAACACGATTTGGGCGGGAAGACTGTGGTCCCGTTCAATACGAATGGTGGGTATGGCGTCGGGAGTAGCTTTCAAACGATAGAAGACCGCTGTCCAGATGCCGACGTACGGGAGGGCTTCTCCACGAGGGGTGGGTTGGAGAGAGATGGTGTCTACCTGGCGATCAAGGATGATCGGAGAGCGGAGGTCAGGGCCGAAGTGACTGACTGGTTGCAGAGAATTCAGATGTAA
- a CDS encoding heavy metal translocating P-type ATPase — protein MTENPDAAGGTSGGEQRRELTARLAVPEMDCPSCAQKVDKSLQRVDGITDATLQPTTGTANVTYDPDRTSEADVIKAIEGAGYEVVGGSDAEGDDEDNQATDGVDIAPPSEVWTSPRAKKTWLGAAFVTLGLLFEFLLTGQNVTVASVLEYPLHIADVLFLGAVAASGIPVVRSGYYSAKNRSLDIDLLMGTAIIAATGIGYFVEAATLAVLFSIAELLEDYAMDRARDSLRELMELSPDEATVLRDGEEVTVPAEEVDVGETVVVRPGDKIPLDGTVIEGGSAVDQSPITGESVPVDKQTGDEVYAGAINEEGYLEVEVTSTAGDSTLSRIIEMVQGAQAKKTESEQFVDRFSGYYTPLVVVLAILTAAIPPLVIADPISVDLAGYGFTFASDWQTWFIRGLTLLVIACPCAFVISTPVSVVSGITSAAKNGVLIKGGNYLEAMGEVDAVALDKTGTLTKGELAVTDVVPVGDTTEDDLLRRAAGLERRSEHPIAAAILARAEETGVGNLPDATSFESLTGKGIRGEIDGKTYYAGKPALFEELGFDLARARRETDGGVVAEESSESDDGAFAENALSALEREGKTVVIVGTESELLGAIAIADEVRPASKRAVERLHELGVERVVMLTGDNEGTARAIAEQVGVDEYRAELLPDEKVDAVEELQAEYGEVAMVGDGINDAPALATAEVGIAMGAAGTDTALETADIALMGDDIGKLPYLYDLSHTANGVIRQNIWASLGVKLLLALGVPLGLVSVALAVVVGDMGMSLGVTGNAMRLSRIEPDRIIDA, from the coding sequence GACCACCGGCACGGCCAACGTCACGTACGACCCTGATCGGACTAGCGAAGCCGACGTAATCAAGGCGATTGAAGGCGCCGGCTACGAGGTCGTCGGGGGCTCGGACGCTGAGGGCGATGATGAGGACAACCAAGCGACCGACGGCGTCGACATCGCGCCACCATCGGAGGTCTGGACGAGTCCTCGCGCGAAGAAGACGTGGCTCGGCGCGGCGTTCGTCACGCTCGGCCTCCTCTTCGAATTCCTCCTCACCGGACAGAACGTCACGGTGGCGAGCGTCCTCGAGTACCCGCTCCACATCGCAGATGTCCTGTTCCTCGGCGCCGTCGCGGCCAGTGGCATCCCGGTCGTCCGTAGCGGGTACTACTCCGCGAAGAACCGAAGCCTCGACATCGACCTGCTGATGGGAACGGCGATCATCGCGGCGACCGGTATCGGCTACTTCGTCGAGGCGGCGACGCTGGCCGTCCTGTTCAGCATCGCCGAGCTGCTCGAGGACTACGCGATGGACAGGGCGCGGGACTCCCTGCGCGAGCTGATGGAACTCTCGCCCGACGAGGCGACCGTCCTTCGCGACGGTGAGGAAGTGACCGTTCCCGCCGAGGAGGTCGACGTTGGCGAGACCGTCGTCGTCCGCCCCGGCGACAAGATTCCGCTCGACGGAACGGTTATCGAAGGCGGGAGTGCAGTCGACCAGTCGCCGATCACGGGCGAGAGCGTCCCCGTCGACAAGCAGACGGGCGACGAGGTCTACGCCGGCGCGATCAACGAAGAGGGGTACCTCGAGGTAGAGGTCACCTCAACCGCTGGCGATTCGACGCTCTCGCGCATCATCGAGATGGTCCAGGGCGCACAGGCGAAGAAGACCGAGTCTGAGCAGTTCGTCGACCGCTTCTCCGGCTACTACACACCCCTCGTCGTCGTGCTGGCAATCCTGACCGCCGCAATCCCGCCGCTGGTCATCGCCGACCCCATCTCGGTCGACCTGGCCGGGTACGGGTTCACCTTCGCGAGCGACTGGCAGACGTGGTTCATCCGGGGGCTCACCCTGCTGGTGATCGCCTGTCCCTGTGCGTTCGTCATCTCGACGCCCGTCTCGGTGGTGTCGGGAATTACGAGCGCCGCGAAGAACGGCGTCCTGATCAAGGGCGGCAACTACCTCGAGGCGATGGGCGAAGTCGATGCCGTCGCGCTCGACAAGACGGGGACGCTCACGAAGGGCGAACTCGCCGTCACCGACGTCGTCCCGGTCGGTGACACCACGGAGGACGATCTGCTCCGTCGCGCCGCCGGACTGGAGCGTCGCAGTGAGCACCCCATCGCTGCGGCCATTCTCGCCCGTGCTGAGGAGACGGGCGTGGGTAATCTGCCCGATGCGACGAGTTTCGAGAGCCTCACGGGGAAGGGCATCCGGGGCGAGATCGACGGCAAGACGTACTATGCGGGCAAGCCCGCGCTCTTCGAGGAGCTGGGCTTCGACCTCGCTCGAGCACGCCGCGAGACGGACGGCGGCGTCGTAGCGGAAGAGTCGTCAGAGTCCGACGACGGGGCGTTTGCCGAGAATGCACTCTCCGCGCTGGAGCGGGAGGGCAAGACGGTCGTCATCGTCGGGACGGAGTCGGAACTGCTGGGTGCGATCGCCATCGCCGACGAGGTTCGCCCGGCCTCGAAGCGGGCTGTCGAACGCCTGCACGAGCTGGGCGTCGAGCGCGTGGTGATGCTGACCGGCGACAACGAGGGCACCGCCCGCGCCATCGCCGAGCAGGTCGGTGTCGATGAGTATCGCGCCGAACTCCTGCCCGACGAGAAGGTCGACGCAGTCGAAGAGTTACAGGCGGAGTACGGGGAGGTTGCGATGGTCGGCGACGGCATCAATGACGCCCCCGCGCTCGCCACTGCGGAGGTCGGCATCGCGATGGGCGCGGCGGGCACCGACACCGCCCTCGAAACGGCTGATATTGCGTTGATGGGCGACGACATCGGGAAACTCCCGTACCTGTACGATCTGTCGCATACGGCCAACGGTGTGATCCGGCAAAACATCTGGGCCAGCCTCGGCGTGAAGCTCCTACTCGCGCTAGGCGTGCCGCTGGGCCTGGTCAGCGTTGCGCTGGCAGTCGTTGTCGGAGATATGGGGATGAGCCTCGGCGTCACCGGGAACGCGATGCGGTTGTCCCGGATTGAGCCCGATCGAATCATCGACGCCTGA
- a CDS encoding aldo/keto reductase, with the protein MKTVELNNGVEMPILGFGTYQIEDLDECERSVSEALETGYRLIDTAASYENEEAVGRAIEKSDVPRDEVFVTSKLWVQDTGYEATLDAFERSLDRLGLDYLDLFLIHQPYGDVHCSWQAMEDLYEDGKIRAIGVSNFHPNRVMDLMVHNDVVPAVNQIETHPFYQRTEDAAFLEEHGIQHESWGPFAEGQNNIFEHDVLTTIGDRHGKSAAQVTLRWLIQRDIVAIPKSVHADRIAENFEVFDFELTDDEMETIAELNEGESQFFDHRDPEMVKWLGEAERET; encoded by the coding sequence ATGAAGACAGTTGAACTCAACAACGGTGTGGAGATGCCGATTCTCGGATTCGGCACGTATCAAATCGAGGACCTCGACGAGTGCGAACGAAGTGTCTCGGAAGCCCTCGAAACAGGGTATCGACTCATCGATACTGCGGCGTCGTATGAGAACGAGGAGGCGGTCGGGCGGGCAATCGAAAAGAGCGACGTGCCGCGAGACGAGGTGTTCGTGACGTCAAAACTCTGGGTACAGGACACCGGCTACGAGGCTACGTTGGACGCGTTCGAGCGGTCGTTGGACCGACTGGGCCTCGACTACCTCGACCTGTTTCTGATTCATCAGCCCTACGGCGACGTCCACTGTTCGTGGCAGGCTATGGAAGACCTCTACGAGGACGGCAAAATCAGGGCCATTGGGGTCAGCAACTTCCACCCCAACCGGGTGATGGACCTCATGGTCCACAACGACGTCGTCCCGGCAGTGAATCAGATCGAGACGCATCCCTTCTACCAGCGAACCGAGGATGCAGCATTCCTCGAGGAACACGGCATCCAACACGAGTCGTGGGGGCCGTTCGCCGAAGGCCAGAACAACATCTTCGAGCACGACGTGCTGACCACGATTGGGGACCGCCACGGTAAATCCGCTGCACAGGTGACACTGCGATGGCTCATTCAGCGCGACATCGTCGCTATTCCGAAGTCGGTCCACGCCGACCGGATCGCCGAGAACTTCGAGGTCTTCGACTTCGAACTCACCGACGATGAAATGGAGACGATCGCCGAACTAAACGAGGGCGAAAGCCAGTTCTTCGACCACCGAGATCCGGAGATGGTGAAGTGGCTGGGGGAAGCTGAGCGCGAGACCTAA
- a CDS encoding aldo/keto reductase — MEYTTLGSTGMEVSRICLGGMSFGVSDLHDWTLDEEGSREIIERAIDLGINFFDTANAYSNGESEEIIGDVLGEYDRDEHVVATKCYFPTNLFSDADEPHPNASGLSRKTIEQELENSLDRLGMDTVDLYQIHRWDYETPIEQTLRALDDAVRRGKVRYIGASSMWTHQFAEALYTSEHLDIEQFVTMQDHYNLVYREGEREMFPFCEKEDIGVIPWSPLAQGYLTRPHEEMTATTRGEELTETHEEYRMGGGPAVNERVEELAAEKGVTMAQLSLAWLLHQDVVDAPIVGTTSVEHLEQAVEALDIDLTDSELEYLEEPYEPLPIAGAPVPGSEAN, encoded by the coding sequence ATGGAATACACGACTCTTGGTTCGACCGGAATGGAGGTCAGCCGCATCTGTCTCGGCGGGATGAGTTTTGGCGTGAGCGACTTGCACGACTGGACGCTCGACGAGGAGGGCTCGCGCGAGATCATCGAACGCGCGATTGATCTCGGTATCAACTTCTTCGACACGGCGAACGCGTACTCGAACGGGGAGTCCGAGGAGATCATCGGGGACGTTCTCGGAGAGTACGACCGCGACGAACACGTCGTCGCCACGAAATGCTATTTCCCCACGAACCTCTTCTCCGATGCGGACGAACCACACCCGAACGCGTCGGGACTCTCCCGGAAGACTATCGAACAGGAACTGGAGAATTCGCTAGACCGACTGGGGATGGATACCGTTGACCTCTACCAGATCCACCGGTGGGACTACGAGACACCCATCGAGCAAACGCTGCGTGCCCTTGATGACGCAGTACGACGCGGGAAGGTTCGATACATCGGCGCGTCGTCGATGTGGACTCACCAGTTCGCCGAGGCACTGTACACCAGCGAGCACCTAGATATTGAACAGTTCGTGACGATGCAGGACCACTACAACCTCGTCTACCGCGAAGGCGAGCGGGAGATGTTCCCCTTCTGCGAGAAAGAAGACATCGGCGTCATCCCGTGGAGTCCGCTCGCACAAGGATACCTCACCCGCCCCCACGAAGAGATGACGGCAACGACCCGCGGCGAAGAACTCACCGAGACGCACGAGGAATACCGGATGGGCGGCGGACCGGCCGTCAACGAGCGAGTTGAGGAACTCGCTGCGGAGAAGGGGGTGACGATGGCACAGCTCTCGCTGGCGTGGTTACTCCACCAGGACGTCGTTGATGCGCCGATCGTCGGCACCACGAGCGTCGAACATCTCGAACAAGCCGTCGAAGCACTCGATATCGACCTGACGGATTCAGAGCTAGAGTACTTGGAAGAACCGTACGAGCCCCTGCCGATTGCTGGCGCTCCTGTCCCTGGGTCGGAAGCCAACTAG